A region of the Synergistaceae bacterium genome:
TCGTGAACTCCTTAACGCCTGCACTGCGCAATGTTTCCGCTATTTCGGGGATCTCGCGCGCCCAAACTGTACCGCTGAAATCGATAAGCTCATTTCCTGACTCTTTGCTTTTCTTGTAGCTCCAGTAAATTGTCTTGTTAATTTCTTGATTGTCTTCAAAATTTTTGATGAATACTACGTTTTTCATGATTTAATGCTCCTTTCGTTTAATGACGTTATATTAACTCTAAATAATTATTATGCAAGTATATTTATAATTTTTCTGTGATAAAATATGCGTAAATTTTAATCAGGAGGCAAAAAAATTTTATGGACATATCCGAATTTGTATCAATTGATGAGGCTGCCGAAATCCTGAATTACAAGAAAAGCAGCGTGGGACTTCTTTGCAGGCAGGGAAAATTTGACGGGACAATCAGAATCGGCAAACGCTGGCTCATTCCGCGAAAATCTGTCGAGGCATACAAGCCCGGCCCGCGAGGTTTTGCAGCAATATGGGAACGCAGACACAAAAGCGAAGAGTCAGAAATTGAGAGTGAAAATTTTGACGCTCTAAGCGATGATGAGAGGCA
Encoded here:
- a CDS encoding helix-turn-helix domain-containing protein; translated protein: MDISEFVSIDEAAEILNYKKSSVGLLCRQGKFDGTIRIGKRWLIPRKSVEAYKPGPRGFAAIWERRHKSEESEIESENFDALSDDERQSEIEKLYDELRIAEEKNLNLLRQIDLIRRKLHKLLKK